A stretch of Deinococcus radiopugnans ATCC 19172 DNA encodes these proteins:
- the ctaD gene encoding cytochrome c oxidase subunit I, whose protein sequence is MTTAPLPTETAPAPASRPRNFTRWLSTTDHKDIGMMYLALGALFFLIGGVEVLMMRLQLARPGNTLLQATTYNEFFTLHGTTMIFLAVMPILLGFSNYLLPLQIGAKDMAFPRLNAFGFWLTAFGGVILYLSLLEGPPDAGWFAYAPLSERPFSSSLGTDFWAAALLMMGMGTTLTALNIIITTVRYRAVGMGLWKMPLFSWMVFVNSFIIAFALPSLSAALIMLEVDRALGGRFFQGGGSPVLWQHYFWLFGHPEVYIMVLPAWGIISEVIPVFSRKPIFGYKFVAGSTLAIAVLSFAVYAHHMFAVGFARPVNLAFAASTMLIAIPTGIKVTNWVATLWKGSIRLTVPMLYAIAFIVQFTFGGITGVSFAVLPIDWQLTDSYYVVAHFHYVLMGGTLFALLSGLHFYFPKMTGRMLSEGFGKIAFWMITLGFNGVFLVQHALGMMGMPRRVYTYPDLPGWGALNLFSTVSAFVLALGLVLTLINIVISWRLGRIAGDNPWGAWTLEWATTSPPPKGNFVRLPPVKSSRPLWDLAHPEDPDHQRPPRHDQQGHIRPEERNHER, encoded by the coding sequence ATGACCACCGCGCCCCTCCCCACCGAAACGGCGCCGGCCCCGGCCAGCCGCCCACGCAACTTCACCCGCTGGCTGTCCACCACCGATCACAAGGACATCGGGATGATGTACCTGGCGCTGGGGGCGCTGTTTTTCCTGATCGGCGGCGTCGAGGTGCTGATGATGCGCCTGCAACTGGCGCGGCCCGGCAACACCCTGCTGCAGGCCACCACCTACAACGAGTTCTTCACGCTGCACGGCACCACTATGATCTTTCTGGCGGTGATGCCGATCCTGCTGGGTTTCTCCAATTACCTGCTGCCGCTGCAGATCGGCGCGAAGGACATGGCTTTTCCGCGTCTGAATGCTTTCGGCTTCTGGCTCACGGCGTTTGGCGGCGTCATCCTGTACCTCAGCCTGCTGGAAGGGCCGCCCGACGCGGGCTGGTTCGCCTACGCGCCGCTGTCCGAGCGCCCCTTTAGTTCCAGCCTGGGCACCGATTTCTGGGCCGCCGCCCTGCTGATGATGGGCATGGGCACCACCCTGACCGCCCTGAATATCATCATCACCACCGTGCGTTACCGCGCCGTAGGGATGGGGCTGTGGAAGATGCCGCTGTTCTCGTGGATGGTGTTCGTCAACAGTTTCATCATCGCCTTCGCGCTGCCCTCGCTGAGTGCGGCCCTGATCATGCTGGAAGTGGACCGGGCGCTGGGCGGACGCTTTTTCCAGGGCGGCGGCAGCCCGGTGCTGTGGCAGCACTATTTCTGGCTGTTCGGGCACCCGGAGGTGTACATCATGGTGCTGCCCGCCTGGGGCATCATCAGCGAGGTCATCCCGGTGTTCTCGCGCAAGCCGATTTTTGGGTACAAGTTCGTGGCGGGGTCGACCCTGGCCATCGCCGTCCTGAGTTTCGCGGTGTACGCCCACCACATGTTTGCGGTGGGGTTTGCGCGCCCGGTCAACCTGGCCTTTGCCGCCAGCACCATGCTGATCGCCATTCCCACCGGCATCAAGGTGACCAACTGGGTGGCGACGCTGTGGAAGGGCAGCATCCGCCTGACCGTGCCGATGCTGTACGCGATTGCCTTTATCGTGCAGTTCACCTTCGGCGGCATCACCGGGGTCAGCTTCGCCGTGCTGCCCATCGACTGGCAACTGACCGACAGCTACTACGTGGTGGCGCACTTTCACTACGTCCTGATGGGCGGCACGCTGTTCGCGCTGCTTTCAGGGCTGCACTTCTACTTTCCCAAGATGACCGGGCGCATGCTGTCCGAGGGTTTCGGCAAGATTGCGTTCTGGATGATCACGCTGGGCTTCAACGGCGTCTTCCTGGTGCAGCACGCCCTGGGCATGATGGGCATGCCCCGGCGCGTCTACACCTATCCCGACTTGCCCGGCTGGGGGGCGCTGAACCTGTTTTCCACCGTCAGCGCTTTCGTGTTGGCCCTGGGGCTGGTGCTGACCCTGATCAACATCGTGATCAGCTGGCGGCTGGGCCGGATTGCGGGCGACAACCCCTGGGGGGCCTGGACGCTGGAGTGGGCCACCACCAGCCCGCCGCCGAAGGGCAATTTCGTGCGCCTGCCGCCGGTGAAGTCCAGCCGCCCGCTGTGGGATCTGGCGCACCCCGAAGACCCGGATCACCAGCGCCCGCCGCGCCATGACCAGCAGGGCCACATCCGCCCGGAGGAGAGGAACCATGAGCGATAA
- the coxB gene encoding cytochrome c oxidase subunit II: MLKQGPSLLLASAPAALPTLQPASPLAAPITTLTYVTLGLGLAIFALVTGLTFYFVWRYRHRGAEGEPPQIFGNARDEVVWMLMAGGILVFLFILTWITMNRIDPQAGQDGTPDVIVTGHQWFWEASYPRATNPAGLGVVSTAGEIHIPTGKKLLLEVGSADVIHDFWAPQLARKMDAIPGQGNRLWIQADKPGTYLGACSEFCGAQHAWMRFKVIAQTPQDFQAWLARQAQQAAPPPPAQAEALAGAALFVRQGCGECHTLRGVGARGTVGPDLTHFASRGIIAGGVLDNTPDNLRRWLHNPQAVKPGVRMPNYRLNDAQLRQLTAYLETLQ; encoded by the coding sequence ATGCTAAAGCAGGGGCCCTCCCTCCTCCTGGCCAGCGCGCCCGCCGCCCTGCCCACGTTGCAGCCGGCCTCGCCGCTGGCGGCGCCCATCACCACCCTGACCTACGTGACCCTGGGACTCGGGCTGGCGATCTTCGCCCTGGTCACTGGCCTGACGTTCTATTTCGTGTGGCGCTACCGGCACCGCGGCGCGGAGGGCGAGCCGCCCCAGATTTTCGGCAACGCCCGCGACGAGGTCGTCTGGATGCTGATGGCAGGGGGCATCCTAGTGTTCCTGTTTATATTGACCTGGATCACCATGAACCGCATTGACCCGCAGGCCGGGCAGGACGGCACCCCCGACGTGATCGTGACCGGCCACCAGTGGTTCTGGGAGGCCAGTTACCCACGCGCTACTAATCCGGCGGGCCTGGGTGTGGTCAGCACTGCGGGCGAGATTCACATTCCCACCGGCAAGAAACTGCTGTTGGAGGTGGGCAGCGCCGACGTGATCCACGATTTCTGGGCGCCGCAACTGGCCCGCAAGATGGACGCCATTCCGGGCCAGGGCAACCGGCTGTGGATTCAGGCCGACAAACCCGGCACGTACCTGGGGGCCTGCTCTGAATTCTGCGGCGCGCAGCATGCCTGGATGCGCTTCAAGGTGATCGCCCAGACGCCGCAGGATTTTCAGGCGTGGCTGGCGCGTCAGGCCCAGCAGGCCGCGCCGCCACCGCCGGCCCAGGCCGAGGCGTTGGCCGGCGCGGCGCTGTTCGTGCGCCAGGGCTGCGGCGAGTGCCACACACTACGCGGCGTGGGTGCACGCGGCACCGTCGGCCCCGATCTGACCCATTTCGCCTCGCGCGGGATCATCGCCGGAGGGGTCTTGGACAACACGCCGGACAACCTGCGGCGCTGGCTGCACAATCCGCAGGCCGTCAAGCCCGGCGTCCGCATGCCCAATTACCGCCTGAACGACGCCCAGTTGCGCCAGCTCACCGCCTACCTGGAGACGCTGCAATGA
- a CDS encoding acylase: MRTFLRSHRALQVLAPLLLGSAVAAPYQVQIQRTAYGIPHILGADLGSVGYGAGYAYAQDNLCLLADQILTVRGVRSKYLGAQGTTVVGFQTVSNLDSDFFFKSMIDLTALRRGYAAGPAEHLKLMAGYAAGYNRYLRDTPPEQRPEACRNAAWVQPISEDDVMRMLEEKAIQASAGSFVTALANTAPPQPGKTSGLPAVDLAAFDATHQLNQLPIGSNGWALGAQATENGRGLLLGNPHFPWQTTNRFYELHVTIPGQLDVMGASLGGMPVINIGFNRDVAWTHTVSTDKRFTVSALQLDPGNPLRYLKDGVSRPIHPRTVVVEVGGEKGVTLQGRVLYTTPDGPLLNLPQAGLNWTAKNAFVLRDANRDNTRMIATWLGIGRASSVAGVRAALNEQGIPWVNTIAADRAGHAFYADISTSPNVSAAQQAQCTPPPFVPLFAAAGVAVLDGSRAACDWAVDPASKVPGLRAPAAMPALVRQDYVANSNDSAWLANPHARFDTLDPLVGAVNVPQSPRTRMGLTEIARRLNGTDGLPGQTFTPENVQQILFSDRNFTGLLLADDAVGLCQAEPKVRLKSGETVDLQGACAALAVWDRRSDLTSVGAHVWREFWKRARLIPGVYAVPFDAADPVNTPRGLAADQPAVRAQLLQAMGETVQLLAKNDIAPDRPLGEIQGVTRGGVRIPLHGGQEFEGVLNKIEPGPLTPQGYVDEDVSGSSYIQTVTFDDAGPVAQAILTYSQSVNPASPHDSDQTILFSQKRWVTLPFSAAAIAADPALTTLKLSE; encoded by the coding sequence ATGCGTACTTTCCTTCGGTCCCACCGCGCCCTTCAGGTGCTCGCCCCTCTGCTGCTGGGCAGCGCCGTGGCCGCGCCGTACCAGGTGCAGATCCAGCGCACCGCCTACGGCATTCCACACATCCTGGGCGCGGACCTGGGCAGCGTCGGTTACGGGGCGGGCTACGCCTACGCGCAGGACAACCTGTGCCTGCTGGCCGACCAGATCCTGACCGTGCGCGGCGTGCGCTCCAAATATCTGGGCGCGCAGGGGACCACGGTGGTCGGCTTTCAGACGGTGAGCAACCTCGACAGCGACTTCTTTTTCAAATCCATGATCGACCTGACCGCGCTACGCCGGGGCTACGCGGCCGGCCCAGCAGAGCACCTGAAACTGATGGCAGGCTACGCGGCGGGCTACAACCGTTACCTGCGCGACACACCTCCGGAGCAGCGGCCCGAGGCCTGCCGCAACGCCGCATGGGTGCAGCCCATCTCCGAGGACGACGTGATGCGCATGCTGGAGGAAAAGGCCATCCAGGCGAGTGCCGGCTCGTTCGTGACAGCACTGGCCAACACCGCGCCCCCGCAACCTGGCAAGACCTCGGGCCTGCCAGCGGTGGATCTGGCGGCCTTCGACGCCACACACCAGCTCAACCAACTGCCCATCGGCAGCAACGGCTGGGCCCTGGGAGCGCAGGCCACCGAAAACGGACGTGGCCTGTTGCTGGGCAACCCGCACTTTCCCTGGCAGACCACCAACCGCTTCTACGAGCTGCACGTCACCATTCCGGGGCAACTGGACGTGATGGGCGCGAGCCTGGGCGGCATGCCGGTGATCAACATCGGCTTCAACCGGGACGTGGCCTGGACGCACACCGTCTCCACCGACAAGCGCTTCACGGTGTCGGCGCTGCAGCTCGATCCCGGCAACCCGCTGCGCTACCTCAAGGACGGCGTGAGCAGGCCGATCCACCCGCGCACGGTGGTGGTGGAGGTGGGGGGCGAGAAGGGCGTCACCCTGCAGGGCCGCGTACTGTACACCACCCCGGACGGCCCGCTGCTCAACCTGCCGCAGGCCGGGCTGAACTGGACGGCCAAGAACGCCTTCGTGCTGCGCGACGCCAACCGCGACAACACCCGCATGATCGCCACCTGGCTGGGCATCGGCCGGGCCAGCAGCGTCGCGGGCGTGCGCGCGGCCCTGAATGAGCAGGGCATTCCCTGGGTCAACACCATCGCCGCGGACCGGGCCGGCCACGCCTTTTACGCCGACATTTCCACTTCGCCCAACGTTTCGGCGGCCCAGCAGGCCCAGTGCACGCCGCCCCCGTTCGTGCCGCTGTTCGCGGCGGCTGGCGTGGCGGTGCTGGACGGCAGCCGGGCCGCGTGCGATTGGGCGGTGGACCCGGCTTCCAAAGTACCGGGCCTGCGCGCGCCGGCGGCCATGCCCGCGTTGGTCCGTCAAGACTACGTGGCCAACAGCAACGACAGCGCGTGGCTGGCGAATCCTCACGCCCGCTTCGACACCCTTGATCCCCTCGTGGGGGCCGTGAACGTGCCGCAAAGCCCGCGCACCCGTATGGGTCTGACCGAGATTGCGCGTCGCCTGAACGGAACCGACGGCCTGCCAGGCCAGACCTTTACTCCTGAAAACGTGCAGCAGATTCTGTTCAGCGACCGCAACTTCACGGGCCTGCTGCTGGCCGACGACGCGGTGGGGCTGTGCCAGGCCGAGCCGAAGGTCAGGCTGAAGTCGGGCGAGACGGTGGACCTGCAGGGAGCCTGCGCGGCGCTGGCGGTCTGGGACCGCCGCAGCGACCTGACCAGCGTGGGCGCGCACGTCTGGCGCGAGTTCTGGAAGCGGGCACGTCTTATTCCCGGCGTGTACGCCGTGCCCTTCGACGCGGCCGATCCGGTGAACACGCCCAGGGGCCTGGCTGCGGATCAACCCGCGGTGCGGGCACAACTGCTCCAGGCAATGGGCGAGACTGTGCAGTTGCTGGCGAAAAACGACATCGCCCCAGACCGGCCTCTGGGGGAAATTCAGGGGGTCACCCGGGGCGGCGTGCGCATCCCGTTGCACGGTGGGCAGGAGTTCGAGGGTGTGCTGAACAAGATCGAGCCGGGGCCGCTGACCCCGCAGGGCTACGTCGACGAGGACGTGTCGGGGTCCAGTTACATCCAGACCGTGACCTTTGACGACGCGGGCCCGGTGGCGCAGGCCATCCTGACGTACTCGCAGTCCGTCAACCCCGCCTCGCCGCATGACTCGGACCAGACGATCCTGTTCTCTCAGAAGCGCTGGGTCACCCTGCCGTTCTCGGCGGCGGCCATCGCGGCGGACCCCGCCCTGACCACCCTGAAGCTCTCGGAATAA
- the dacB gene encoding D-alanyl-D-alanine carboxypeptidase/D-alanyl-D-alanine-endopeptidase, with product MTSFAAAQSDPAAVLQRGPLKADGTPAAFRAHAGVLVQDAGTGETLLALNDQDAFTPASTTKAVTTAAALYTLGGAFTFKTHVLASPVIGGRVERLTLRGSGDPTLRGQGPGNSLEELAQAVAASGIKTVDTLQIDDFAFGQARWGNGWMWDDTESPVGALRLDGDDATYLRLVVGGDEAKEGIQPNPALLTDPASLALSVGQRFAALLKGSGVTVSGIVTRARATTGDRQVARVQSAPLADLVRQTNKPSNNIYAEQLRAALGLGQGGESSDETRVSAVLATFLKTAGVEDDGYRLRDGSGLSRYNLITPRQLNAVMRYAYLNPLGTTLPPPEAFRTKQNVFIESLPVAGTGDATPDAKANGGTLRNRLKETGLDVRAKTGSMTGVSSLSGFLTAKSGRLLVFTIMMDNYPAGVSDLNRWQDELLKSLAVRY from the coding sequence GTGACTTCTTTTGCCGCCGCCCAGAGTGACCCTGCCGCCGTCCTGCAACGCGGACCCCTGAAAGCCGACGGCACGCCGGCCGCCTTTCGCGCCCACGCAGGCGTGCTGGTACAGGACGCCGGGACCGGCGAGACGCTGCTGGCCCTGAACGATCAGGACGCCTTCACGCCCGCGAGCACCACCAAGGCCGTCACGACGGCGGCGGCCCTGTACACCCTGGGCGGGGCGTTCACCTTCAAGACCCACGTGCTGGCCTCGCCGGTCATCGGCGGCCGGGTGGAGCGCCTGACCCTGCGCGGCAGCGGGGACCCCACGCTGCGCGGGCAGGGGCCGGGCAACTCGCTGGAGGAGCTGGCCCAAGCGGTGGCGGCCTCGGGCATCAAGACTGTCGATACTCTGCAAATCGACGACTTCGCCTTCGGCCAGGCCCGCTGGGGCAACGGCTGGATGTGGGACGACACCGAGTCCCCGGTGGGGGCGCTGCGGCTTGACGGGGACGACGCCACCTACCTGCGCTTGGTGGTGGGCGGGGATGAGGCCAAGGAGGGCATTCAGCCCAACCCGGCCCTGCTGACCGATCCCGCCAGCCTGGCCCTGAGCGTGGGCCAGCGCTTCGCGGCCCTGCTGAAGGGCAGCGGCGTGACGGTATCCGGGATAGTCACGCGCGCCCGGGCCACCACCGGGGACCGGCAGGTGGCCAGGGTGCAGTCCGCGCCACTGGCCGATCTGGTGCGCCAGACCAACAAGCCCAGCAACAACATCTACGCCGAGCAGCTGCGCGCCGCGCTGGGCCTGGGCCAGGGCGGTGAATCCAGCGACGAGACCCGCGTCTCGGCAGTCCTCGCCACTTTCCTGAAGACGGCCGGCGTGGAGGATGACGGCTACCGCCTGCGCGACGGCAGTGGCCTGAGCCGCTACAACCTGATCACACCCCGGCAACTGAATGCCGTGATGCGCTACGCCTACCTCAACCCCCTGGGCACCACACTGCCGCCCCCCGAAGCCTTCAGGACAAAACAGAACGTCTTTATCGAGAGCCTGCCAGTGGCCGGGACCGGGGACGCCACCCCGGACGCCAAGGCGAACGGCGGCACGCTCCGCAACCGGCTGAAGGAGACTGGCCTGGATGTGCGTGCCAAGACGGGCAGCATGACGGGCGTGTCCAGCCTCAGCGGTTTCCTCACGGCAAAAAGCGGGCGGCTGCTGGTCTTCACCATAATGATGGACAACTACCCGGCGGGCGTCAGCGACCTGAACCGCTGGCAGGACGAACTGCTCAAGAGCCTGGCAGTTAGATACTGA
- a CDS encoding HAD family hydrolase — MSGQAKSTVTLDLDGVLIQNPFGSYVVPTVLGHLERSARLAGRERAAAHRELRGAISAEWQRRMDRRDFVAAYHWDEIYGVVAEAYGVSGLPDVTRLVEEGSAQGHVHALPGAHQALHLLRERGLRTVALTNGYRRYQWPVLEALGLAPLFDDLESPEAHGYAKPQPELFHAVGEVLAHVGDTLEHDVLGANLAGVRAVWVVPELPGPDPVVAGEALANPDFSTFFGEMQDRAIYLRHHPEATAALLTPWVAVRNVLDGARAIVEQLT; from the coding sequence ATGAGCGGTCAGGCGAAATCCACCGTGACACTCGATCTCGACGGCGTCCTGATCCAGAATCCATTCGGCAGCTACGTGGTGCCCACCGTGCTGGGCCACCTGGAGCGCAGTGCGAGACTGGCCGGCCGCGAGCGCGCTGCCGCGCACCGGGAGCTGCGCGGGGCCATCAGCGCAGAGTGGCAGCGGCGCATGGACCGCCGAGACTTCGTGGCGGCCTACCACTGGGACGAGATCTACGGCGTGGTGGCTGAGGCCTACGGTGTCAGCGGTCTGCCAGACGTCACCCGCCTGGTGGAAGAGGGCTCGGCGCAGGGCCACGTCCACGCGCTGCCCGGGGCCCATCAGGCCCTGCACCTGCTGCGGGAGCGCGGGCTGCGCACCGTGGCCCTGACCAACGGCTACCGCCGCTACCAGTGGCCGGTCCTGGAGGCGCTCGGCCTGGCCCCACTGTTCGACGATCTGGAGTCGCCCGAGGCCCACGGGTACGCCAAACCCCAGCCAGAGCTGTTCCATGCGGTCGGCGAGGTACTGGCCCACGTGGGCGACACGCTGGAGCACGACGTTCTCGGGGCCAACCTGGCAGGGGTCCGGGCGGTGTGGGTCGTGCCCGAGTTGCCGGGACCGGATCCTGTGGTGGCGGGCGAGGCGCTGGCTAACCCCGACTTCTCCACCTTCTTTGGCGAGATGCAGGACCGGGCCATCTACCTGCGCCACCACCCGGAAGCCACGGCGGCGCTGCTCACGCCCTGGGTGGCGGTGCGCAACGTGTTGGACGGGGCCCGGGCGATCGTCGAGCAGCTCACCTGA
- a CDS encoding carbohydrate ABC transporter permease translates to MATRRVPLMVDADHPARPTPTGTVVMIALLVGLALLTLVPLYWMVVTALTPSALTVKFPPDLWPKNPDFQNFQEVLGRPNFWRWVSTTTIVASVVTVFELFTASMAAYAFAKVSFRGSKSLFWLYILSMMLPFQVILVPLFIMSSRLGLVDSYAGLILPALASPYSVFLMKQFIQTLPSDLIDAARVDGAHEFTIFTRIILPLVKPGLAFLGIITFIAQWNSFLWPLIITRSAEMRTLQVGLVLLREEVPLSYGVHMAGALLAAVPIIIVFLSSQKYFLRGTTVGAVKG, encoded by the coding sequence ATGGCCACCCGCCGAGTCCCGTTGATGGTCGACGCCGACCACCCGGCCCGCCCCACGCCCACCGGCACCGTGGTGATGATCGCCCTGCTGGTCGGGCTGGCGCTGCTGACCCTGGTGCCGTTGTACTGGATGGTCGTCACGGCCCTGACCCCGTCGGCGCTGACCGTCAAATTCCCACCGGACCTGTGGCCGAAGAACCCGGACTTTCAGAACTTCCAGGAGGTCCTGGGCCGCCCGAACTTCTGGCGCTGGGTGAGCACCACCACCATCGTGGCGTCGGTGGTCACAGTCTTTGAGCTGTTCACCGCGAGCATGGCGGCCTACGCCTTTGCCAAGGTGTCCTTCCGGGGCTCCAAAAGCCTTTTCTGGCTGTACATCCTGTCCATGATGCTGCCCTTCCAGGTCATCCTGGTGCCGCTGTTCATCATGAGCAGCCGCCTGGGCCTGGTGGACAGCTACGCCGGACTGATCCTGCCGGCCCTGGCCAGTCCCTACAGCGTCTTCCTGATGAAACAGTTCATCCAGACGCTGCCCAGCGACCTGATCGACGCGGCGCGGGTGGACGGCGCGCACGAATTCACGATCTTTACCCGCATCATTCTCCCGCTGGTCAAGCCGGGCCTGGCCTTCTTGGGCATCATCACCTTCATCGCGCAGTGGAACAGTTTCCTGTGGCCGCTGATCATCACGCGCTCGGCCGAGATGCGCACCCTGCAGGTGGGCCTGGTGCTGCTGCGCGAGGAGGTGCCGCTGTCCTACGGCGTTCACATGGCCGGCGCGCTGCTGGCCGCTGTCCCCATCATCATCGTTTTCCTCAGTAGCCAGAAGTACTTCCTGCGCGGCACCACGGTAGGGGCAGTGAAGGGATGA
- a CDS encoding carbohydrate ABC transporter permease — MIKARITPASRPGGQWRRAQTITAYLFILPNFIFFFTFFLIPVAGAVALAFMEYLPGSQRFVGLDNFRAVFADPLFGVALRNTAVYTFFVVLFWLGKALLIAYLLDPLSKFTQTFFKSAFYLPSVTSGVIISLVWLWIFNPTFGLLNALLNLLGLDSVAWLGNTSTALPALIFMHVVMGGGSSIVLLSAALARIPRELYETALLDGASRLGVFRNVIVPLIQPTLLYLVVTGTINTFQVFESVYIMTQGGPQFSTTTVVYLIYETAFVQFQLGTASAQAMILFLFTFVLAAVQFKWLGRSVEY, encoded by the coding sequence ATGATCAAGGCGCGCATCACGCCGGCCAGCCGTCCAGGCGGGCAGTGGCGCCGGGCGCAGACCATCACGGCCTACCTGTTTATCCTGCCCAACTTCATCTTCTTTTTCACGTTCTTCCTGATTCCCGTCGCCGGCGCGGTGGCGCTGGCGTTCATGGAGTATCTGCCAGGCAGTCAGCGGTTCGTAGGGCTGGACAACTTCAGGGCGGTCTTCGCCGATCCGCTGTTCGGCGTCGCCCTCAGGAACACGGCCGTCTACACCTTCTTCGTGGTGCTGTTCTGGCTGGGCAAGGCGCTGCTGATCGCGTACCTGCTTGATCCCCTGAGCAAGTTCACCCAGACCTTTTTCAAGTCGGCCTTTTACCTGCCGAGCGTCACTTCGGGCGTCATCATCTCGCTGGTCTGGCTGTGGATCTTCAACCCCACCTTCGGGCTGCTCAACGCCCTGCTCAACCTGCTGGGCCTTGATTCGGTGGCGTGGCTGGGCAACACCAGCACGGCCCTGCCCGCCCTGATCTTCATGCATGTGGTGATGGGCGGTGGTTCGAGTATCGTTTTGCTCTCGGCGGCGCTGGCGCGCATTCCCAGGGAGCTGTATGAGACGGCCCTACTCGACGGCGCGTCCAGGCTGGGCGTGTTCCGCAACGTCATTGTGCCGCTGATTCAGCCCACCCTGCTGTACCTGGTGGTCACGGGCACCATCAACACCTTCCAGGTGTTTGAGAGCGTTTACATCATGACCCAGGGGGGCCCGCAGTTCTCCACCACCACCGTGGTCTACCTGATCTACGAGACGGCCTTCGTGCAGTTCCAGCTGGGCACGGCGTCCGCGCAGGCCATGATCCTCTTCCTGTTTACCTTCGTGCTGGCCGCCGTGCAGTTCAAATGGCTGGGAAGGAGCGTCGAGTACTGA
- a CDS encoding ABC transporter substrate-binding protein produces MRKRVLLLSALLFPALSTASAQQKITLTWWINPWRIAPPGFPEGKTPTGEEFPKYISDQFMKKYPNVTVKYEVVPNQGFREKVTASIFAGNPPDVLRPIGFDTNLVKQNLLEPIDKYLTAEDRLDFLPYALNEGKVNGNYYMWPWNNSNNGMGSTMLLNPKIFAERKVALPKAPYRNWTLEQWLAAAQKLTFDRNGDGKTDVYAITLAAQDTENMLGWLNRFGGQLVNDQGTAFVINSKEGVAALQFMVDLIHKYKVAPDGASGLGVYDTIDNLHQGRAAMGYGGIYEIGRIDRYVKEGKLKDPINVLVAPFPNDPKTGPVAYQTSGGFVVFKQKDPYKQKMAMELARFITNKENDKLLEDLLYFSARKSVNKGFDFKGIAAYTDVRPQVTVYLNAIKSGKPYYGPSSIDVQPAMKYFTAAMQAALSKQKTPKQALDDFVAQATPLVFKK; encoded by the coding sequence ATGCGTAAGCGTGTCCTGCTTCTCAGCGCACTTCTGTTTCCCGCGCTCTCGACCGCCTCGGCCCAGCAGAAGATCACCCTGACCTGGTGGATCAATCCCTGGCGCATCGCCCCACCCGGGTTTCCCGAAGGCAAGACACCGACTGGCGAAGAGTTCCCAAAATACATCTCGGACCAGTTCATGAAGAAGTACCCGAACGTCACCGTGAAGTACGAGGTGGTTCCCAACCAGGGTTTCCGCGAGAAGGTCACGGCGTCCATCTTTGCCGGGAACCCCCCCGACGTGCTGCGCCCCATCGGTTTCGACACCAACCTGGTCAAACAGAACCTGCTGGAGCCCATCGACAAGTACCTCACCGCAGAAGACCGGCTCGACTTCCTGCCCTACGCCCTGAACGAGGGCAAGGTGAACGGCAACTACTACATGTGGCCGTGGAACAACTCCAACAATGGCATGGGCTCCACCATGCTGCTCAACCCCAAGATCTTCGCGGAGCGCAAGGTGGCGCTGCCCAAGGCGCCGTACCGCAACTGGACCCTCGAGCAGTGGCTGGCCGCCGCGCAGAAGCTGACCTTCGACCGCAACGGCGACGGCAAGACCGACGTGTACGCCATTACCCTGGCCGCGCAGGACACCGAGAACATGCTGGGCTGGCTTAACCGTTTCGGGGGCCAGCTGGTCAACGACCAGGGCACCGCCTTCGTGATCAATTCCAAAGAAGGCGTCGCGGCCCTGCAGTTTATGGTGGACCTGATTCACAAGTACAAGGTGGCGCCCGACGGGGCCTCCGGTCTGGGGGTCTACGACACCATCGACAACCTGCACCAGGGCCGCGCCGCCATGGGCTACGGCGGCATCTACGAGATCGGCCGGATCGACCGTTACGTCAAGGAGGGGAAGCTGAAAGACCCCATCAACGTCCTGGTGGCCCCGTTCCCGAACGACCCCAAGACCGGGCCTGTGGCCTACCAGACATCGGGCGGCTTCGTGGTGTTCAAGCAAAAAGACCCGTACAAGCAGAAGATGGCCATGGAACTCGCCCGCTTCATCACCAACAAGGAAAACGACAAGTTGCTCGAAGACCTGCTGTATTTCTCCGCCCGCAAGAGCGTGAACAAGGGCTTCGACTTCAAGGGCATCGCCGCGTACACCGACGTGCGGCCGCAGGTCACGGTCTACCTGAACGCCATCAAATCCGGCAAGCCTTACTACGGACCGTCCAGCATCGACGTGCAGCCCGCGATGAAGTACTTCACGGCGGCCATGCAGGCGGCGCTGTCCAAGCAGAAGACGCCCAAGCAGGCCCTCGACGACTTCGTCGCGCAGGCCACCCCGCTGGTGTTCAAGAAGTGA